The DNA sequence CCATATCCAGCGCTTTATCTGCCGCTACGAAATGCTGTTTGTACTGGGTTTCGATTTTTTCCTTTAACTTGTCACCGAACATTTTCAGCAGCGCACCAAATTGTTATTTTCCCtcagtacacacacaaacgcacgcgcGCGCTACCTCTGGAACGAATGCAAGATGGACGGTCCCGATGCTGTCAAAACCGGCCAATCGAGTGCAGCCGGTTCAACCGAACAAGAATGGTACGTTTATATGCCGGCGACGAAATGTcttacacaaaaaagaaactgaAAGCGATGAGATACAAGGTAAGGTCGGCAAAATGAGCCAGACTTATGCGTTTTCGACGCGTTCTCGTCGGGAATCTATTTTAGTACAGCAATTccaaactacaacaacaacaataacatgTCGAACTAAAAAGAGCGGAAGATCGATCGCACACCACACTGCTTCTAGCCGTAGAGTTCGCAACCATGGTTACACACgtaacccggcgctctagcaccaatcgaacacgacatcgaacatgaaaaatgtatgggatttgacatgtttgtcgtgtttgtttgtttgtgtctgacagtgcacctccatatgattatatgggtttgttcgagggAGTTGGGTTTGTTAtagatgtcgtgttcgattggtgccagttGCGTggtaaaaacacgaaaaaataattgactgttttcagtacactgatgtacacaaatgttatccgtgtaaaaaaaatattagaccgcatgtcctcggcgcggaccggtgtgttcgagaaatgtgccgcagattcagcattgcgtccgatgaattcaggtatcatccaaggaccgtaaagatatcaggtcaagttataagcccgtttcgacaactaggtggaagaagaatcgacgaagaaaactgacagttagttttccgcgtttggcgaacgcttcaagttctcgaaggaaaatttccattttaaatcatgggctgtgttctaataaactaaaatattcacccaaattgatctccaccaaatattgaccatgcaaaacgtaaacattccatcaatacatatacaagcggaaaaccatctgtcaaaatcggagcccagggggggggatcaccaaaagcgctataactacacctcattatacattccaccttgggtatcatcaacgttttcaagcatcataccgcagtcttggctttggctaagacagattcgggaaggggtcccgtggtcgtgagataaagtgtgaaatcCTGTATTACATTgtcgaacattgtttcaaataaaaaaaacacgatatccATTAtccatctgttggtgggataccccaaccagttgagcttcatcgcttggaggagagctttttcattccctctgtactgttgtatggtttcgcattgaaggtatgcatcgctagaactagaacagcgatacgattgtttaaatactaaactccaatgtaTACCACCCGCACTAAAGCAAGTGACCCAAGTGcaatttgctcgaaattgttttttctatatctgctcgattagtactcgatacgcctgaaattgtggatttgtgtgtgatcaagtgtgttgaaagggCTAAGATTTGGTGAGTTTATAAATTAGTCTTTCTTCTATCCATGGACGATGCAAACGAGCTGATTTTACATTCgtagctttgattttttttggtaaatttgcttttgaaattttgtgtgacgttattttataaaaaaaaaccgatattatttaagtacaaaatggcttcatgaccaactataactATAGAAAACATAATTTCCAAACAAATCTAGAAGAAAAACGCGAAAAAGCCGAATTACAGTTCATTTTAAAggcctttttctaaattcccttaaactggtgcagggacccaaatagccagaattgtttaagcagctcatttttgcacgctaaagatcgatgctctaattcgccttttgcagtagataaacagcatcaaagttctatgtgggtctttcaaacagcgcctaagcagcttccttatgccacgatgccagggattatttttctttgtgttttattttcaagcaagcgtcattgatgaaataaacaacaagatttgtttcgtttaaacacatatgtatatttttaaatcttttgtattgatgaattacacaaaattttacacaatttactgataattcacaatcacttcactcaatattcattcttcaattaacgaatctaacttgtgcagcagcaatgagattattgccggcgtccgtctttgacactttgacaagagccatctcgtaccgatgtcatgcattaaaaagctataaagttccaccaagttcggtaccctttcttaacaagcattcaagttccaccatgaaccctacacatagtgctaatcagccgcaaagttccaaaaagtaccatgtccctgttaaaaagctccatagttccgcaaagtaccgtctatctcttaatcagccacaaagtacgacatcggaacgatttttcgttaaacagccctaaatcagctttaaagtacgagctggctatttgggaatgttcgacatcggaccgatttttcgttaaacagctccaaatcagctatggagttctagctggctatttgggatatgATTAGATGattagatgaaacttgtcgaaacgcATTGCatgaaaaggacagcaatataatgatgagttgtaatacgccatctattgagcaaaccaatgaagctatggagctttcgtttttttctatggatatttgattttccagtcgtttaagcttaatatGTGGCGCTTGAGCACACATCAGGCTAATCAGCTGCAAGGTTCCAAAGAGTGCCGAGAGCTAGTTAAAAAGCGCCATAGTTCCGAAAAGTACTTcttatctcttaatcagccacaaagtacgacatcggaacggtTTTTTGTTAAACAGCCTCAAGTTAGCTATAGAGTTCGAGCTGGTTATTtgacatacagcgcgctctctcgaacgaccgtaaacgcttcaatcgatcaagagcttcgatcggttcttcggacgtttctgctcgcttcTTCTACTGGTTTTGGCGGAACGCGAGCTATAAaccgagctcaaaaactgctcgattttgttgtgcgggcagCTTTGGGGCCCCTACGTCCATCCTTCAGGGgacccttgtcgctagtactctgtccatacaGTATACATGTAatacatacggcatactacccaaatagccagaattgcttaagcagctcattttggcacgctaaagatcgctgctctaattcgccttttgcagtagataaacagcatcaaagttctatgtgggtctttcaaacagcgcctaagcagcttccttatgccacgatgccaggtattatttttctttgtgttttattttcaagcaagcgtcatcgatgaaataaacaacaagatttgtttagtttaaacacaaatttatatttttaaatcttttgtattgatgaattgcacaaaattttacacaatttactgataattcacaatcacttcactcaatattcattcttcaattaacgaatctaacttgtgcagcagcaatgagattattgccggcgcccgtctttgacactttgacaagagccacctcgTACcgattaaaaagctataaagttccaccaagttcggtacgctttcttaacaagccttcaagttccatcatgaaccctacacatagtgctaatcagccgcaaagttgcaaagagtaccatgtgcctgttaaaaagctccatagttccgcaaagtaccgtctatctcttaatcagccacaaagaacgacatcggaacgatttttcgttaaacagccctaaatcagctataaagtacgagctggctatttgggtataGACCAACGATCTACGGGGTCCCCAAATTGGCGGGGCCCTAGGCGACAGcctacccaagtgacattttcgagcagattgttagcgtttttcgagttgctggaagcttaaagagcagGCTTAAAACTGGCTTAAAGagcccaagtgacattttcgagcagattgttAGCCTTTTTCGAGTTCCTACAAGCTTAAAGAGCAGGCTTAAAACTGGCTTAAAGAGCAAGCGATATTGCagagtttaagcttattataacagttgaaacgtcagagtgaagcgttttttctggtgccattttgagaattgtcatcacgttgtgcacaagctaccgacccaaaacaaaaaattcgTACTCTTCAATCCAtaccaaacaaaaagtttattataaaacactttTCATGTTGTTTTCTTGGTCCATGCGTTTCACCGCTATTCTGATACTCCTAGATAGatcgtttatttattcttactcaaggttttggttgttgtacaCTGAGGACAAAACGGCAAGCTTCTTGTTTGTCCGGCTTCTACCGAAGTTCTGACATTAACTTCAACGCTTCAACACATCGTTGTTCACTCACACATCTATGTTTTCAAGCGTTTATATGAGGCAATGGGTTAAATCGAGCTGTTCACGAggagtttaagctaaaaatgtagaacagttgtcacctgggcaagcgatattgcagagtttaagcttattataacagttgaaacgtcagggtgaagcgtttttttctggtgccatcttgagaattgtcatcacgttgtgcacaagctactgacccaaaacaaaacattcgaaCTCTTCAAtccatatcaaacaaaaaacaatgttttacagggttttacaagtcagaatagaatgtcagcaaaacaatttcagaagctcaagatgcagtttagctgtcaaaagttgttgtttcaccgcatcgatgctattttcaatagcgcaatttgatttttaaatcactcAAGTTGGTTTTTTAGAGGCCTTTCGCGTCGTTTTGCAAACTAAATCACGTATTTTGATATTATTTGTAtacaaatcatttatttagtgCGTTTATAGcgttatatttatgaaattttacgtatttattgtaaaaaataatattttctgtgcaaaaagctacgacccaagtgccacaaatccactaaacgaccactaaacggcttctaaacgactcaagttctctacctaaacggaatatagaaagacttcgtttagcagacgccaaacgactcatgcattctaaaaatagcaaaaaagctggtggcgctatctgttggtgggataccccaaccagttgagcttcatcgcttggaggagagctttctcatttcctctgtactgttgtatggtttcgcattgaagttatgcatcgctagaactagaacggcgatacgattgtttaaatactaaactccaacggaaaccaccagcactgaagcaagtgagatttgagcaatggtcattggtgttgatacccacgtatctaaccacacgaccatttatatagatttttgctcagaaagttagaaggctatataggtcataataaaatgcaacttgtcgaaacacattgcaagaaaaggatagcaatataatgatgagttgtaatacgccatctattgatcaaccaatgaagctgtggagctttcattttttttctatggatattcaattttccagtcgtttaagcttaatctgtggcgcttgggtaatcgaagttgaagagtctaaatctatgatatcgttttttatttgaaaaaatgttcgataatgtattaattttacacaaaaagtcgtttacacgatatagcccaaatagccagctcgtactttatagctgatttagggctgattaacgaaaaatcgttccgatgtcgtactttggggctgattaagagatgaaGCGGTACTTTGccgaactatggagctttttaacaggcacatggtactctttgcaactttgcggctgattagcactatgtgtagggttcatggtggaacttgaaggcttgttaagaaagggtaccgaacttggtggaactttatagctttttaatgcatgacatcggtacaaggtggctcttgtcaaagtgtcaaagacgtacgccgccaataatctcattgctgctgcacaagttagatacgttaattgaagaatgaatattgagtgaagtgattgtgaattatcagtatattgtgtaaaattttgtgtaattcatcaatacaaaggatttaaaaatatacatatgtgtttaaacgaaacaaatcttgttgtttatttcatcgatgacgcttgcttgaaaataaaacacaaagaaaaataatacctggcatcgtggcataaggaagctgcttaggcgctgtttgaaagacccacatagaactttgatgctgtttatctactgcaaaaggcgaattagagcagcgatctttagcgtgccaaaatgagctgcttaagcaattctggctatttgggagatattcaatatcgggtagttgtggaatctttggaaatttgtgtgtaacggttatcagctcagaaattcaaaaatatacatcaatttcttctcgatgacaacttttcaatgtcaaaatcaaaatcgtcgtatctgcgaatcgtcgtaactcgagagggtcgtaactcgggggacgcctgtacttTGTTGAAGGAAATTTTGACAGATGTCGAACATGCTTTGCTGAAAGGCATTTGAATTTGTGCTGTACAAAGCTCGTTACAAGCGTTCCCAAACGCCCTTTGAGCAAGGCGAAAACAGGGTTCTTATCAAATCTGGTCTCtttaaaaatgttacaaattgcttaCAATCTGgttgaaatattgttttactctCTATTCaacacttttgttttttgtttgctttgaaaTTGGCGGCCAACACATTTCTTTGTTTCACTCCCTCTTTGTACACATATTACCTATATATGGTATCAAGTTTTATGTTGTcctttaattctattttattcaaatcatGCCAGCGATTGGGCCTTCCGTCGCATTTGGCAAGCACTCGTTACATTTTCCTCGCAGCAGCACACCGAAAAAAGCTGTTTATTATGacgtttcccgttttttttttgacaacaCCGAGCAGGCACACGAAAGATTCAGCCCTGTTGTGAAGTTTGCAGGGCAAAAGAGTTTTCCCCCCGAAACACAGCGACAACACTGGCGCAGGCCGAACGCGAAGTTTATTTTGTATCAATATTTGGCTACTCGATGCGacacatttttgttgttgctttcgtCTAGCTTGCTAGAAAGGCAGTGGAGGAAGACGGTGGGAAAATAGGGGTATCCTCCGGTCGCGCTTGCAAGCAAAATAAAGTCCATCCGGACGGATTCGTAACACGCAGCTGGTAAAAATAAGTTCCCCTGCTTCCAACTGCACAAGCAGCGACGAAAGTGAATCACCGAAGCGAACACACTCCGCCATTTTTCGGTGGGAAATCGCAGTGCAGAATCAGAAATATTGTTGGTTACGGCGTGATAAGCTGCGTGTATGTAAGAGTATTCAGATCCTAGGGAGATCGAAGaggcttttttattttactttttggtGTCCCAGTGGGGCCAGCGAAAATGGAGCACGGAgctgtgtgtacgtgtgtgtggtgtatgtgtgtgttttctcccCAACTGTTGGCGCAAAACGCCCTGTTCTCATCACACTATCAACGAAACATTTGaactattaaaaaaatgtcccaaaatACCGATcgtcaacccccccccccccccattcggATCGTCAATCAAATATTTCCACCCGCATCAGGAGAAATGAACGTGCGGACAGACTCTCTGTTCCTTCCGTGCCGTTAGTGGCGCAGTTTGCCTGCTGCCAATTCCACATATAACCTCGATCAACGTCGGATAGACGAGTAGCAGCAATCATTCTACGATATTTTGTTACATCACTCATCAGCAAAGTGGCACAAGCGGCGGATGCAGCCTAACATTATGTTGGACTGGCTGACGTTACAATCCAACAGCATTAACGCTCCCCCAATAAGCTAGAATAGAACGTCCTCGGAAGTGTTGTACCAATAATTAAtagttttttcctctctccttTTTGTAGATTTGTACCATCTGGAGTCTGGAACAAGCGGGTGTGGACATTTTAGCTAAAATCGAAACAGAACTGTGTGCATCGGAACAGGTGGCCGCTGGACCAGCGCCCGTCAACGAGCAGTGGCGTATCGGGACCGGGAACCAATGTAAAGCGGATATCATCCCGCTCTGGAGCAAAGCATCTCGACGCGGCACGGTTCGATGTGTATCGATTGGAGCAGCGAAAGAGAATGCTTCACCGGTGCCGTGGCAGATCGACGGTATCGTGGCCAAGGGCGCCCATTGCGGCCATCTCTGCTGGACGCTGACACTCAATGACACGCACGCGCGCCTGTACTGCTGTTCGCGCGCCAAAGCATGTACGCATCCGGGAGCAGCAACTGTTTTGCGGATATAAGCAACTTCCAGGAGCTGCGCTTTACCACGCCCGCCACCGTGCAGGAGCTTGACACGGTCGAGCTGAACGAGGCCGCCGATTCGCTGGCAGCCCATGTCTCGCTACATTTCTCCTCCCCGGGCACGTCCcccaggagcagcagcagcagcagcaccaaccacACCAATGCCAATGCCAGCATCAACACGAGCGTTGCTACAGCCAGCACCATCAACGGGTATCGGGTACCGGTGGACGATGTGGTGGCAGTTACCTGCCTACTGCCCGACAAGGCGATCGCGTACGAGCTGCCCAAATCACCGGATGACCAGCAGTACGAGCGGAGCTACACGCCGCCCGCCCACGACCTCGGGGCGTCGGACACCGGCGTCGGGCCGCCAGCGAAGCAGGCGAAAGGGCCGATCGCCCGCAAGCAGCACGGGGATGCGCGGGTCTGCTGCTTTGCGCTGCCCGTCGCCGAGGAGCTGCTAGGCTCGGTCACCACCTTCTACCCGTCGGGCGATCCGGAGAACGGGCAGACGCTGCGCACGAGCGCCCGCGTCAAGTACAAGATGCGCATGGACTCGATACGCAGCAGCACGCCGCCGCTCGCCGAGCGGAAAGACCCGGCCAAGCCGCTCACCTCGACGCTCTCGAAAACGCCCAGCCAGCCGAAGCAGATGCGCGTCGTGTGGAGCAACCACGACAAGAACCTGTTTTTCGAGGCGCTGAACGAGTACGGGAAGGACTTCGAAGCGATCCTAAACTATCTGAACACGAAGAAGCGCCGGAAGGATAATGGCGAGCAGCAGGTGTTCAAGTCGAAGGACGTCCGCAACCTGTACTACCAGTTCAACCAGAAGGTGATGAAGTACGTCCACTTTTCGGACGAGGTGCGGAAGGAGGTGCAGGAGCTGTACGCGCTGATCAACTACGGAGAGATGCGGCGGAAGGTGCCGTTCCAAAACAAGAAGTACTTCCACAAGCTGAAGGATCTGGTGTACAAGGGCTTCACGACGGTGCGCGAGAAGGGAAAGAACATACGCATCAAGACGCCACCCTGTCGGGCGCTGCGCAAGCTGAACCAGCTGGAGGAGTGGCAGGAGGAGATTAAGCTGCCGGCGAAGGTGGACGTACTGCTGAAGCCCTCGTCGATGGAGGCGTGGGGCCGGGTGCAGTCGCTCGCGCAGAATCCTCGCGTGCGCATCACCGTCACGATCCAGAAGCGGCTGTCCGCGTTGCTGCAGCTATTTCAGCAGAAGTGGCGCGCCCAGGACGTCCGGCTGGTCGATCGGCTCGACGAGATGAAGCGGCTGTCCGGCACGGTGTCGTCCAAGATAATGCGCCAGCGGTTGCAGCACGAGATACAGCTCTTCTCGCAGGTTGAGATTGGTGCGGCCGGCGCACCACTGTTACGCTTCGTGCCCGCCCAGAACGTCGTGATCCATCGGCCGATGATCAGCTTGACCGACTTCCAGAGCAACACCAGCATCTGTCTCAACTCGTACGAGCAGCGGATTGGCGTCGCGGTGCCGGGCGAGACGCTCTGCACCGGGGAGAAGCTGTCGGGTGGGTGCAAGGAGCGGCTGCCGGCTACTGGACGGCGCCAGCGCACGGACAGCAGCTCGGAGAAGGTGGGCAACGAGAGCAAGAAGCTCAAGTACGATGAAGGCGGGAAGGAGCCGGGCGACGAGAAGCCACCGTACGGGCTGGAGCTGCTGCCCCAGGACGGGCCGGCGTTTGCGGAGCACTTCAAGTCACCGAACGCTTCGAATGAGTCGACCGAGCTGAAGGATTTCCTCGGGTACGATGGAGACCACTGCGGGCCGTCCCGGGCGGCCGACTGTGACGTGCTGCTCGGGGCCGGGCGACAGAGCGACAACTCGAGCGATGGGTTCGCGCTGCTGGACGGGGAGCTGGTACCGAGCGCCCGCTACCACCAAGACACGGCGGAAAGCTCGGCTGGCGAGGAACCGGTAAAAAGCTCGGTGGGTGAGGGTAGCGGCCCCGGCGGTACCGAGATGGGGAGCAGCAGCGAGCAGACGTGTGTTACAACTCTGACCGTCACCGCCACTACCACCACGAccgcaaccaccaccactactgtgacgctgaagaagaagaaaaagtaccATCGGCGGAAGGGCGAGATGGGCAAGCCGAACGCCGCCACCCTGCCGTCGGCAAACCAGTT is a window from the Anopheles merus strain MAF chromosome X, AmerM5.1, whole genome shotgun sequence genome containing:
- the LOC121597555 gene encoding protein cramped, whose amino-acid sequence is MYASGSSNCFADISNFQELRFTTPATVQELDTVELNEAADSLAAHVSLHFSSPGTSPRSSSSSSTNHTNANASINTSVATASTINGYRVPVDDVVAVTCLLPDKAIAYELPKSPDDQQYERSYTPPAHDLGASDTGVGPPAKQAKGPIARKQHGDARVCCFALPVAEELLGSVTTFYPSGDPENGQTLRTSARVKYKMRMDSIRSSTPPLAERKDPAKPLTSTLSKTPSQPKQMRVVWSNHDKNLFFEALNEYGKDFEAILNYLNTKKRRKDNGEQQVFKSKDVRNLYYQFNQKVMKYVHFSDEVRKEVQELYALINYGEMRRKVPFQNKKYFHKLKDLVYKGFTTVREKGKNIRIKTPPCRALRKLNQLEEWQEEIKLPAKVDVLLKPSSMEAWGRVQSLAQNPRVRITVTIQKRLSALLQLFQQKWRAQDVRLVDRLDEMKRLSGTVSSKIMRQRLQHEIQLFSQVEIGAAGAPLLRFVPAQNVVIHRPMISLTDFQSNTSICLNSYEQRIGVAVPGETLCTGEKLSGGCKERLPATGRRQRTDSSSEKVGNESKKLKYDEGGKEPGDEKPPYGLELLPQDGPAFAEHFKSPNASNESTELKDFLGYDGDHCGPSRAADCDVLLGAGRQSDNSSDGFALLDGELVPSARYHQDTAESSAGEEPVKSSVGEGSGPGGTEMGSSSEQTCVTTLTVTATTTTTATTTTTVTLKKKKKYHRRKGEMGKPNAATLPSANQFRPLVSEEQMQRIRDGWTLGSVGDLTVGDLYIMFGTEMKVELEYDWVREETIQRAAPVVLGPEMKECLASQGSSSVEERDSPRELVDDGKPTCALADQECRNLELPPSAVDEELQEATVSVKEEVKEPRGCPVDTISQRLKHLLFLASLANKDTKKRTASGAAERKPKRAEGDGGIMSTQDDCLQFKHPMLPVRNPINHLVPDLHVPPRYKQSRWWRSRVNRQTLHPLLPNMVRVTPSATVTSASSSSSAAASPGSSQAATSLTAPVAPAAPIVPVDADGVESSTPAEPLKQHDQRQLFGKLSQLPAPQRTNVVTFDELTLPNDLTSYTHPTSSIVPTPGRNGSSTVPPDGELNTPVKKLTGEVLPPDLSLSLFDLSLPSTSCSMMANLFPDLEPSGSGAAPSGDALAPEAVIDEKMVAANLSELSLSGIFTSLEPFPSPVRPPIDPDVDMTMMSESTVDYIARFQDIAEKFRTEQHHP